One stretch of Legionella birminghamensis DNA includes these proteins:
- the pta gene encoding phosphate acetyltransferase yields the protein MHKKIYLTGIEKRAGKSFISLGIVSTFIAEQIAFRCFKLFSEKDDAQKCLLEKTTGSPVPAIMDVNQAISLMRTQPDDLLGMVLEKTQVENSSVLDYFEGTDFESDNDVYEFQFNINMAYQLNCSLFLVVSSKDRTLDHTLAVLNTAIEMCKRSHVAVAGIIVSRVHDETEAELLFTGHFPFIPFVVIIPEFEQLSSPSVRAIAQLLNADVLCGRNELDRPVREFTVAAKTIGNFLESRLDRNGMLIITPDDRIDVLLGALLAEQSANYPKIAGIVLTGGEKPGIIIRNIISGLEHCFPVLLVEYKTYETATRLYSAKFSLDVSDEGRVKIAAQAMVPYLSQPLLRMLSSKAHTPSMSPAIFLYELIRKARERKCHIVLPEGEDSRILIAADYLLKRNVVKITLLGDPQKIKMHSKRLELELPNVRIIDIEKSTDKVIFANEYFKLRQHKNINFPIALERMTDVNYFAAMMVYIGEADGMVSGAAHTTADTVRPALEIIKTKQGISKVSSVFIMCMPTRVLIYGDCAINPEPDSQTLAEIAEQAVDMARRLGISPKVALLSYSSGESGKGQSVEKVANAMDILRKKHPKLAAEGPLQYDAAVDPEVAAKKMPDSKVAGRANVLIFPDLNTGNNTYKAVQRESGALAIGPVLLGLNKPINDLSRGCTPQDVINTILVTAIQVNREKL from the coding sequence ATGCATAAAAAGATATATCTTACCGGTATTGAGAAACGAGCTGGAAAATCATTTATTTCCCTTGGCATAGTTTCAACCTTCATTGCAGAACAAATTGCCTTCCGCTGTTTTAAGCTTTTCAGTGAAAAAGACGATGCTCAGAAATGCTTATTGGAAAAAACGACCGGTTCACCAGTTCCAGCAATAATGGACGTTAATCAGGCTATTTCCCTGATGCGAACACAGCCGGATGATCTTCTGGGAATGGTTTTAGAGAAAACACAGGTTGAGAATTCATCAGTACTTGATTATTTTGAAGGAACTGATTTTGAAAGCGACAATGATGTTTATGAGTTCCAGTTTAATATAAACATGGCTTATCAGTTAAATTGCTCTTTGTTTCTGGTTGTCTCTTCAAAAGACCGCACACTTGATCATACGCTTGCTGTGTTGAATACAGCAATTGAAATGTGCAAACGCTCGCATGTTGCTGTAGCCGGCATTATTGTCAGCCGCGTTCACGATGAAACGGAAGCAGAATTATTATTCACCGGGCATTTTCCATTTATTCCCTTTGTAGTTATTATTCCAGAGTTTGAACAATTATCCAGCCCATCAGTCCGGGCCATTGCTCAATTGCTAAATGCCGACGTACTATGCGGCAGGAATGAACTGGATCGTCCTGTGCGTGAGTTTACCGTTGCAGCCAAGACTATCGGTAATTTTCTGGAATCACGCTTAGATCGCAATGGTATGCTGATTATTACCCCTGATGACCGAATCGATGTTCTTTTAGGGGCATTGCTTGCCGAGCAGTCCGCAAACTATCCCAAAATCGCCGGAATTGTTCTGACTGGCGGGGAAAAGCCCGGCATCATTATACGAAACATTATTTCCGGTCTGGAACATTGCTTTCCGGTATTGCTGGTAGAATACAAGACCTATGAGACAGCTACCCGATTGTATTCGGCCAAATTTAGCCTGGATGTTTCTGATGAGGGACGGGTTAAAATCGCGGCTCAGGCCATGGTCCCCTATTTATCACAACCTCTCTTAAGAATGCTGAGCAGCAAAGCACATACTCCCTCAATGAGCCCTGCTATCTTCCTCTATGAGTTGATTCGAAAAGCAAGGGAAAGAAAATGCCATATTGTTCTACCCGAAGGAGAGGACAGCCGTATTCTGATTGCGGCTGATTATTTACTTAAGCGCAATGTTGTAAAAATTACCCTGCTTGGTGATCCGCAGAAAATTAAAATGCACTCTAAGCGTCTTGAGCTGGAACTTCCCAATGTCCGCATTATTGATATTGAGAAATCAACTGATAAAGTAATTTTCGCGAATGAATATTTCAAATTAAGACAACATAAAAATATTAATTTTCCTATTGCCCTTGAACGGATGACAGATGTCAATTATTTTGCTGCCATGATGGTTTACATCGGGGAAGCGGACGGCATGGTTTCAGGTGCCGCTCATACTACTGCGGATACAGTCCGCCCTGCCCTGGAGATTATTAAAACAAAACAGGGCATATCCAAAGTTTCCTCAGTTTTTATCATGTGCATGCCTACCCGGGTTTTAATCTATGGGGATTGCGCGATAAATCCAGAGCCGGACAGCCAGACCCTGGCGGAGATTGCAGAGCAGGCGGTCGACATGGCAAGACGACTTGGGATCAGTCCTAAAGTGGCATTATTGTCTTATTCTTCCGGCGAATCGGGTAAAGGGCAAAGTGTTGAAAAAGTAGCAAACGCCATGGATATTCTTCGTAAAAAACATCCCAAATTAGCAGCGGAAGGTCCTTTACAATATGATGCTGCTGTTGATCCCGAAGTGGCTGCGAAAAAAATGCCTGATTCAAAAGTGGCGGGTAGAGCTAATGTTCTTATCTTTCCGGACCTAAACACCGGTAATAATACTTACAAAGCAGTACAGCGAGAAAGCGGCGCCTTGGCCATCGGCCCTGTTTTACTCGGACTTAATAAACCCATTAATGATTTAAGCAGAGGCTGCACACCCCAGGATGTCATCAATACCATTCTGGTGACTGCCATTCAGGTTAACCGGGAAAAATTATGA
- a CDS encoding acetate/propionate family kinase translates to MNILSINAGSSSIKYKAYSLSNKKHKLLLGGLMEGIGEPLGKWHHHFKKSSVEEHQFSNHAEAFALLSSRLNSDLVDHPISRIGHRVVHGGTDLFEPTLITPEKLKQIKELNFLAPIHNPVNVLGIELAQENFPEAIHVAVFDTGFHHQMPAHVYHYPINMDVSRQYQIRRYGFHGINHEYVARCAAQFLDKPLSACNFISLHLGNGASACLIKRGVSADTSMGLTPLAGLVMGTRCGDIDPAIPLYLLDKGLSAGEVDSLLNKNSGLYGIARDNDMRNLTKRFAEGDPDAKLAVHMYVYSIQKFIGAYLSQLEQLDALIFTGGVGENASLIRKMILTPLKHFNFFIDEEKNAETVEACLNISDVGHNILVIRGDEEAMIAEKVFSLKE, encoded by the coding sequence ATGAATATTCTTTCAATCAATGCGGGCAGTTCTTCCATTAAATATAAAGCCTATAGTTTATCAAATAAAAAACATAAGCTTTTGCTTGGCGGTTTGATGGAGGGTATTGGCGAGCCTTTAGGTAAATGGCATCATCATTTTAAAAAAAGTTCAGTGGAAGAACATCAGTTTAGCAACCACGCAGAGGCTTTCGCCTTATTATCTTCCCGCCTGAACTCAGATCTGGTTGATCATCCCATCTCCCGCATAGGTCATCGCGTCGTGCATGGGGGTACGGATTTGTTCGAACCGACTCTTATTACGCCTGAAAAACTTAAACAGATCAAAGAATTAAACTTTCTGGCCCCTATTCATAACCCTGTCAATGTACTGGGGATTGAACTAGCGCAGGAGAATTTTCCTGAAGCAATTCACGTTGCGGTATTTGATACAGGTTTTCATCATCAGATGCCTGCTCATGTTTATCATTATCCAATCAACATGGATGTAAGCAGGCAATACCAAATCAGACGTTATGGATTTCATGGAATTAATCATGAATATGTAGCCAGATGCGCCGCCCAGTTTCTCGATAAGCCGCTCAGTGCCTGTAATTTTATCAGCCTTCACTTGGGAAATGGTGCAAGCGCTTGCTTAATCAAACGGGGAGTATCTGCTGATACATCAATGGGATTAACCCCACTGGCCGGCCTGGTCATGGGAACACGTTGCGGTGATATTGATCCTGCCATTCCTCTCTACCTCCTGGATAAAGGCCTTAGCGCCGGTGAAGTTGACTCGTTATTAAACAAAAATAGCGGTCTTTACGGGATTGCCCGGGATAATGACATGCGCAATCTGACAAAGCGCTTTGCCGAAGGCGATCCGGATGCAAAATTGGCAGTTCATATGTATGTGTATAGTATCCAAAAGTTTATCGGTGCTTATTTAAGCCAGTTAGAACAGCTCGATGCCCTTATTTTTACCGGCGGTGTCGGGGAAAATGCTTCATTAATCCGTAAAATGATTTTGACCCCGTTGAAGCATTTCAATTTTTTTATCGATGAAGAAAAAAATGCTGAAACAGTGGAGGCTTGCCTTAATATCTCGGATGTTGGCCATAATATTCTGGTTATACGGGGTGATGAAGAAGCAATGATTGCGGAAAAGGTCTTTTCTTTAAAAGAATGA
- the hemL gene encoding glutamate-1-semialdehyde 2,1-aminomutase, with protein MSYSQQLFNEAQAVIPGGVNSPVRAFRGVGGEPVFFKQGKGAYLIDADNRHYIDYVGSWGPLILGHCHPKVIEAVTEALQNGMSFGAPTELEVRLAEKIIQLMPSIEKVRMVNSGTEATMTAIRLARGFTGKNKIIKFNGCYHGHNDSLLVKAGSGLLTLGIPSTPGIPASITEHTLTADFNDLACTAQLFETYQNDIAAVILEPVAGNMGFVLPRPEFLNGLRELCDHYNALLIFDEVMTGFRVALGGAQSVFNIEPDLTTLGKVIGGGMPVGAVGGKASIMSHLAPEGKVYQAGTLSGNPLAMAAGLATLTEIEKPGFFENLDLTTKALIQALAEAAKSLNVPFCSASLGGMFGFCFSELPQVFSYADIASSDEELFKRFYHGMLRKGVYFAPSLYEAGFVSSAHQKEEIRLTQEAAVDVLDECLKVRA; from the coding sequence ATGAGTTATTCGCAACAACTTTTCAATGAGGCTCAGGCCGTAATTCCTGGCGGTGTTAATTCGCCTGTTCGTGCATTCAGAGGGGTAGGTGGAGAGCCTGTTTTTTTTAAACAGGGGAAGGGCGCTTATTTAATCGATGCGGATAACCGTCATTACATCGACTATGTTGGCTCATGGGGCCCCTTAATTTTAGGCCATTGTCATCCCAAGGTCATCGAAGCAGTTACTGAGGCTTTACAAAATGGGATGAGTTTTGGAGCGCCTACTGAGTTGGAAGTTCGCCTCGCAGAGAAAATTATTCAATTAATGCCTTCCATTGAGAAAGTACGAATGGTTAATTCTGGCACAGAGGCCACCATGACCGCTATTCGATTAGCCAGAGGCTTTACCGGCAAGAATAAAATTATCAAGTTTAATGGCTGTTATCATGGCCATAATGATAGCTTATTGGTTAAAGCAGGATCTGGCCTGCTAACGCTGGGCATCCCTTCAACTCCTGGAATTCCTGCAAGTATTACAGAGCATACCCTGACTGCAGACTTCAACGATCTCGCCTGCACGGCCCAGTTATTTGAAACATATCAAAATGACATTGCAGCAGTTATTCTTGAGCCGGTTGCTGGCAATATGGGCTTTGTTCTACCTCGCCCAGAATTCCTTAATGGTTTACGCGAGCTTTGTGATCACTATAATGCCTTGCTGATTTTTGACGAAGTAATGACTGGATTTCGTGTCGCCTTGGGAGGTGCGCAGTCTGTTTTCAACATCGAACCTGATTTAACTACCTTGGGTAAAGTGATTGGCGGAGGCATGCCGGTAGGTGCGGTTGGCGGCAAGGCGTCCATTATGAGCCATCTTGCTCCGGAAGGTAAGGTTTATCAGGCTGGAACTTTGTCTGGCAACCCTCTGGCCATGGCTGCTGGCCTGGCAACCTTGACAGAGATTGAAAAGCCTGGTTTTTTTGAGAATCTTGACTTGACTACCAAAGCATTGATTCAGGCTTTGGCTGAAGCAGCAAAGTCTCTGAATGTTCCGTTTTGTTCAGCCTCTTTAGGGGGAATGTTTGGTTTCTGCTTTAGTGAACTCCCACAGGTCTTTAGCTATGCGGACATCGCCTCATCCGATGAAGAACTGTTCAAACGCTTTTATCATGGCATGCTAAGAAAAGGCGTGTATTTTGCACCTTCTTTATATGAAGCCGGCTTTGTCTCCTCTGCGCATCAAAAAGAAGAAATTCGATTGACTCAGGAAGCTGCAGTTGATGTGTTGGATGAGTGCCTGAAGGTTCGCGCTTAG
- a CDS encoding rubredoxin, whose product MQEFKKYICVICGFIYDEQEGWPEDGIEPGTRWEDVPENWFCPDCGAGKEDFEMIEIEE is encoded by the coding sequence ATGCAGGAATTCAAAAAATACATTTGTGTCATTTGTGGCTTTATTTACGACGAACAGGAAGGCTGGCCCGAAGACGGGATTGAGCCGGGTACTCGCTGGGAAGATGTTCCCGAAAATTGGTTCTGTCCAGATTGCGGTGCCGGGAAAGAAGATTTCGAGATGATTGAAATAGAAGAATAA
- a CDS encoding transaldolase family protein: MNQLEQLKQYSEIVADTGDIQLLKLFQTRDATTNPKLILDAALNTGYQPILNKILAESKQDDNSGYPQSIRFAAGFITEIGAELLQIIPGRISSELDPRLSFNTKETVRRAQYLISLYEKKGISRNRILIKIAASWEGIKAAEELEKQEIHCNLTLVFSLIQAAACAQAKATLISPFVGRLNDYFSSHNIPSPQSPGVELIQSIINYYTGHSMSTEIMAASFRDKQQVLSVAGVNLMTVPPDILNELMKSDDPVTRKLQYIASNPEPALINYSNREEFLQALAQNKAAYALLKDGIFKFTKAFLKLRQIAFQQPKIKLLFSVLSAKISQSLKM; this comes from the coding sequence ATGAATCAGTTAGAACAACTCAAGCAATATTCGGAGATAGTTGCCGATACAGGCGATATTCAACTGCTCAAACTATTTCAAACCCGTGATGCTACCACCAACCCGAAACTGATCCTCGATGCAGCATTGAATACTGGTTACCAGCCAATATTAAATAAAATTCTCGCAGAATCGAAACAGGACGATAACTCTGGCTATCCGCAATCCATCCGCTTTGCCGCAGGCTTTATTACAGAAATTGGTGCAGAACTCTTACAGATTATTCCTGGCAGAATTTCAAGCGAACTGGATCCTCGTTTATCCTTCAATACAAAAGAAACGGTGAGGCGAGCGCAATACCTGATATCTCTCTATGAGAAGAAAGGCATCTCTCGAAACCGGATTTTAATCAAAATAGCTGCCAGTTGGGAAGGCATTAAAGCAGCGGAAGAATTGGAAAAACAGGAAATTCATTGTAATTTGACACTGGTTTTTTCATTAATTCAGGCAGCCGCCTGCGCTCAGGCCAAAGCGACATTAATCTCCCCTTTCGTAGGCAGATTAAACGATTATTTTTCCAGCCATAATATTCCATCCCCTCAATCGCCTGGGGTAGAGTTAATACAAAGTATCATTAACTATTATACGGGCCACTCAATGTCTACTGAAATCATGGCAGCCAGTTTTAGAGACAAGCAACAGGTGCTCTCAGTGGCAGGAGTCAATTTAATGACTGTTCCACCTGATATTTTAAATGAACTGATGAAAAGCGACGATCCTGTAACCAGGAAGCTTCAATATATTGCCTCAAACCCTGAACCAGCATTAATTAATTATTCCAACCGAGAGGAGTTTTTACAGGCACTGGCACAAAATAAAGCAGCTTATGCACTTTTGAAAGACGGTATCTTTAAATTTACCAAGGCTTTTCTTAAACTAAGGCAAATCGCTTTTCAACAACCTAAAATAAAGCTTTTATTTTCTGTCCTGTCTGCAAAAATTTCGCAGTCCTTGAAGATGTAA
- a CDS encoding TerC family protein has product MDILEIIFSLLALIILEIVLGIDNLIFLSILTEKLPAEQRRSARRWGLTFAWVTRLCLLASAIWLAKLQHPLFSIGEFSFSGRDIFLFAGGAFLIVKATQEIHDEVGEEPAMMINKSTRKTTFKGVITQVAIMDVVFSLDSVLTAIGLTTRFWVMAIAISCAILVMIYASESVSRFIDKHPTIKMLALSFLILIGTVLIADSFSFHVPRGYIYFAMGFSISVELLNIFRRSRRKQRKASK; this is encoded by the coding sequence ATGGATATATTGGAAATTATTTTTAGTCTGTTAGCGCTAATTATATTGGAAATTGTTTTAGGGATAGACAATCTGATTTTTCTATCGATACTGACTGAAAAATTACCAGCAGAACAACGCCGATCCGCGAGGCGATGGGGACTTACATTTGCATGGGTAACCCGATTATGTTTGCTGGCTTCAGCAATCTGGCTGGCAAAACTTCAGCATCCATTATTTTCAATTGGGGAATTCTCTTTTTCTGGACGGGATATTTTTCTTTTCGCTGGCGGCGCATTTCTAATTGTTAAGGCTACTCAGGAAATTCATGATGAAGTGGGTGAAGAACCTGCAATGATGATTAATAAGTCGACCAGAAAAACAACATTTAAAGGTGTTATTACGCAAGTTGCAATAATGGATGTGGTATTTTCGCTGGATAGTGTTTTAACGGCAATTGGGTTGACTACCCGCTTTTGGGTAATGGCGATTGCAATCTCCTGTGCTATTTTGGTTATGATCTATGCCAGTGAGTCTGTCAGCCGTTTCATTGATAAACATCCAACCATTAAAATGCTGGCTTTATCATTCCTTATTCTGATTGGGACGGTTCTGATTGCCGACAGCTTCTCTTTTCATGTTCCGCGAGGCTATATTTATTTTGCTATGGGTTTTTCAATTAGTGTGGAATTGCTCAATATATTTAGACGTTCTCGACGCAAACAAAGAAAAGCCAGTAAATAA
- the pcnB gene encoding polynucleotide adenylyltransferase PcnB, translated as MLRKSRGKHIPIEASFIIPRSHHNVSKTDISPNALKVLNRLNGAGFQAYLVGGSVRDLLLGQAPKDFDVATNATPNQIRSLFRNARIIGRRFKLVHIIFHRDIIEVATFRGNQSVDESQEVNERGMLVRDNVYGSLDEDAWRRDFTVNSLYYNIEDSSIVDFTGGVEDIHRRQLRMIGNPDVRYQEDPVRMLRAIRFSAKLNFDLEAATAKPLKKMSSLIRHVSSSRLFDEITKLYQCGQGEAVQRLLIEHGLFEELFTQTSQLLSSEYPVSALLGIALESTDTRIQGNKPVTPAFLFAVLLWFPLKRQASIYQEAENLPPLAALEKAMNHVIFEQNKVIAIPKRYTQVIREIWLLQFRFTKRHGGRAFNLLQHPRFRAAFDFLALRALAGDESMDLAQWWTSFQDADETRQHEMISEISPPPSRKPRRRYRSKSVS; from the coding sequence CTGCTGCGGAAGAGCAGAGGAAAGCATATTCCCATTGAAGCCAGCTTCATTATACCGCGCAGTCATCATAATGTTTCGAAAACGGATATTAGCCCAAATGCCTTGAAGGTTTTAAATCGCCTGAATGGTGCAGGGTTTCAGGCCTATTTGGTAGGTGGAAGCGTCCGGGATCTGTTATTAGGCCAGGCTCCTAAAGATTTTGATGTTGCCACTAATGCTACTCCTAATCAAATAAGAAGTTTATTCAGAAACGCCCGCATTATTGGCCGCCGCTTCAAATTAGTTCATATCATTTTTCACCGTGATATTATTGAAGTAGCTACATTCCGCGGTAATCAGTCAGTTGATGAAAGCCAGGAGGTCAATGAACGCGGCATGCTGGTTCGTGATAATGTCTATGGCAGTCTTGACGAGGATGCCTGGCGCCGGGATTTTACCGTGAATTCACTTTATTATAACATTGAAGATTCTTCGATAGTGGACTTCACCGGCGGTGTCGAAGACATCCATCGCAGGCAACTACGCATGATTGGTAATCCTGACGTTCGCTATCAGGAAGATCCTGTCCGAATGCTGCGCGCGATTCGCTTTAGCGCCAAATTGAATTTTGATCTGGAAGCGGCAACTGCAAAGCCATTAAAGAAAATGAGCTCACTGATTCGTCATGTTTCCAGTTCAAGGTTATTTGATGAAATAACCAAACTTTATCAGTGCGGCCAAGGTGAAGCTGTTCAACGCCTTCTGATTGAGCATGGATTATTCGAAGAGTTATTTACACAAACCTCCCAGCTGCTCAGCTCGGAGTATCCAGTCAGTGCATTATTAGGTATTGCACTGGAAAGTACTGATACCAGAATCCAGGGCAATAAGCCGGTAACTCCAGCATTCCTGTTTGCCGTACTACTATGGTTCCCTTTGAAACGACAGGCCAGTATTTATCAAGAGGCAGAAAATTTGCCACCTTTAGCGGCACTTGAAAAAGCAATGAACCATGTTATTTTTGAGCAGAATAAAGTCATTGCTATTCCCAAACGCTATACCCAGGTCATTCGTGAAATCTGGCTTCTCCAATTCCGCTTTACCAAGCGGCATGGAGGCCGGGCGTTTAATCTTTTACAGCACCCTCGTTTTAGAGCTGCTTTTGATTTTCTAGCCTTACGTGCACTTGCTGGTGATGAGTCTATGGATCTTGCCCAATGGTGGACGAGTTTTCAGGATGCTGACGAGACACGACAGCATGAGATGATCAGCGAAATATCGCCTCCGCCTTCGCGCAAACCCAGACGAAGATACCGAAGCAAATCGGTTTCATAA
- the folK gene encoding 2-amino-4-hydroxy-6-hydroxymethyldihydropteridine diphosphokinase — MICYLALGSNLKRPERQIRTAIQAVARLPKTRLLKKAGFYKSLAWGRKVQPSFCNTVVQVKTQLSPFVLLQKCQQIEKRFGRIRRIRWGSRTLDIDILIFGSIDSQHPELQIPHPRLLERDFMFLPLLEIAPDLCLPNGSKVSDSIAKYPIRTCFTSK, encoded by the coding sequence ATGATTTGCTATCTAGCTTTGGGGAGTAATTTGAAAAGGCCTGAAAGGCAAATCCGAACTGCCATTCAGGCAGTTGCCCGTTTACCCAAAACCCGGCTTCTAAAAAAAGCCGGGTTTTATAAGAGCCTCGCCTGGGGCAGAAAAGTACAACCTTCATTTTGTAACACGGTTGTTCAAGTCAAAACTCAGCTATCCCCTTTTGTTTTGCTGCAGAAATGCCAACAAATTGAAAAAAGATTTGGTAGAATTCGAAGAATACGCTGGGGCTCCCGCACATTGGATATTGATATACTCATTTTCGGTTCAATTGACTCACAACACCCGGAGCTCCAAATCCCACACCCTCGCTTGTTAGAGCGCGACTTTATGTTCCTTCCTTTACTGGAAATTGCACCGGATCTTTGTCTACCCAACGGCAGTAAGGTTTCTGACTCAATCGCCAAATACCCCATTCGAACCTGCTTTACATCGAAATAA
- a CDS encoding universal stress protein — MDDAIVYKKILHATDLRENHMAWCQQAVKLAKAFDAQIYFLHVIEPPKSLQFAQSLGFAEIAKPSKEDAQTVMGLLGESLDVPVAQQYIEIGSASQHILEKINELGCDLVILGSHSSNMPSFLGSTANAVMHHAACDVLTLRSGL, encoded by the coding sequence ATGGATGATGCTATCGTGTATAAAAAAATCCTACACGCGACAGACTTAAGGGAAAATCATATGGCATGGTGCCAGCAAGCGGTTAAGCTGGCGAAAGCATTTGATGCACAAATTTATTTTCTTCATGTAATTGAACCACCCAAATCACTTCAATTTGCACAAAGCCTAGGATTTGCTGAAATTGCCAAGCCTTCCAAGGAGGATGCACAAACGGTTATGGGTTTGCTAGGTGAAAGTCTGGATGTTCCCGTTGCGCAACAGTATATTGAAATTGGTTCTGCCTCTCAGCACATTTTAGAGAAAATTAATGAATTAGGCTGTGATTTAGTCATTCTAGGCAGCCATAGCTCCAATATGCCTTCCTTTTTAGGCAGCACGGCCAATGCAGTGATGCATCATGCGGCTTGTGATGTGCTCACTTTAAGAAGCGGCTTGTAA
- a CDS encoding (deoxy)nucleoside triphosphate pyrophosphohydrolase: MKVAVAVILDSAKKILITQRPLHVPHPGAWEFPGGKVEDLESPSEALIREVYEEVGLAVERFDFLGEVVHSYGPKLVQLQVFLISKFAGTAACNESQLDLRWVSFQELNDFEFPEANLKIISMIEDSFSSAVSE, encoded by the coding sequence GAAAATTTTAATTACCCAAAGGCCTCTGCATGTTCCACATCCAGGGGCTTGGGAATTTCCGGGCGGTAAGGTAGAAGACCTTGAAAGCCCATCGGAGGCATTGATTCGGGAAGTGTATGAAGAGGTGGGGTTGGCTGTAGAGCGTTTTGATTTTCTAGGCGAAGTGGTTCATTCCTATGGGCCAAAATTAGTGCAGCTTCAGGTGTTCCTAATTTCCAAATTTGCAGGCACTGCAGCCTGTAATGAGTCCCAACTTGATTTAAGATGGGTAAGTTTCCAGGAGCTGAATGATTTTGAGTTTCCGGAAGCCAATCTTAAGATTATTTCTATGATTGAGGATAGCTTTTCGTCAGCAGTGTCTGAATAG